Proteins encoded in a region of the Rutidosis leptorrhynchoides isolate AG116_Rl617_1_P2 chromosome 9, CSIRO_AGI_Rlap_v1, whole genome shotgun sequence genome:
- the LOC139866508 gene encoding cytochrome P450 77A2-like yields the protein MAFSYITISTTLTFIISIIIIIKKYRKPRLNLPPGPPGWPIVGNLFQVAGSGKQFFQYVRELFPIYGPIITLKMGTRTMIILAQADLVHEALIEKGQVFATRPAENPTRVVFSCNKFTVNASLYGPIWRSLRRNMVQNALSASKLRTFKEVRVTAMDKLVERLKAEAEANGGAVWVLKNARFAVFCILLSMCFGVEMDAKMIEEMDEMMKTVLITLDPRLDDYLPVLRPFFSKQRKRAMEVRQQQIDLLVPFIEQRKLAIKNPGSDPTAAEFSYLDTLFDLTVEGRKDPPTNEEIVTLCSEFLNGGTDTTATAIEWAIGRFIENPTIQSRLYDEIKFVAGDRKIDEKDTEKMPYLNAVVKELLRRHPPTYFSLTHSVIEPAKLAGYDIPTGTNVEIYLPGISDDPKLWIDPERFDPDRFLTGGETADITGVTGVKMIPFGVGRRICPGLGMATCHVSLMIARMVQEFEWRSWPEDSKVDFSEKLEFTVVMKNSLRAMITPRI from the coding sequence ATGGCTTTTTCATACATTACTATCTCCACTACACTCACTTTCATCATctcaatcataattataattaaaaagtacCGTAAACCACGGTTAAATCTTCCGCCCGGCCCGCCCGGTTGGCCCATTGTTGGGAACTTATTCCAAGTTGCGGGCTCGGGCAAACAGTTTTTTCAATATGTTAGAGAGTTGTTTCCAATTTACGGCCCGATTATTACTCTTAAGATGGGGACAAGAACCATGATTATATTGGCACAAGCAGATTTAGTACACGAGGCTTTGATTGAAAAGGGTCAGGTTTTCGCGACACGGCCCGCAGAAAACCCGACCCGAGTTGTGTTTAGTTGTAATAAGTTTACGGTTAATGCGTCCTTGTACGGCCCGATTTGGAGGTCGTTGAGacggaatatggtgcaaaatgcgcTTAGTGCGAGTAAGTTGCGTACGTTTAAGGAGGTTCGAGTTACGGCTATGGATAAGCTAGTGGAAAGGTTGAAAGCCGAGGCCGAAGCGAACGGGGGCGCGGTTTGGGTGCTAAAAAACGCGCGGTTTGCGGTTTTTTGTATACTTTTGTCGATGTGTTTTGGTGTCGAAATGGACGCGAAAATGATCGAAGAAATGGACGAGATGATGAAAACGGTTTTGATCACGCTCGATCCGAGATTAGACGATTACTTGCCCGTTTTACGACCGTTTTTCTCGAAGCAAAGAAAGCGAGCAATGGAAGTAAGACAGCAACAAATCGATTTATTGGTTCCGTTTATCGAACAGAGGAAATTGGCGATTAAGAACCCGGGATCTGATCCAACGGCTGCAGAGTTTTCGTACCTCGACACGTTGTTTGATTTAACGGTCGAGGGACGAAAAGATCCGCCTACGAATGAAGAAATCGTAACGTTATGTTCGGAGTTTTTGAATGGTGGGACAGATACCACCGCGACCGCCATTGAGTGGGCGATCGGGCGGTTTATTGAAAATCCCACCATACAGTCTCGTCTTTACGACGAGATAAAATTTGTCGCGGGAGACAGAAAAATAGACGAGAAAGATACTGAGAAAATGCCGTATTTAAACGCGGTAGTAAAGGAGTTGTTACGAAGACACCCTCCTACTTATTTCTCCCTAACACATTCGGTTATCGAGCCCGCAAAACTCGCTGGCTACGATATACCGACGGGGACAAATGTGGAGATATATCTACCGGGAATCAGTGACGATCCAAAACTTTGGATCGACCCTGAGAGATTTGACCCGGATAGGTTTCTTACGGGTGGTGAGACGGCGGATATAACGGGTGTGACCGGGGTGAAAATGATACCGTTTGGGGTTGGGAGACGAATCTGCCCGGGGCTAGGAATGGCCACGTGTCATGTGAGTTTAATGATTGCTCGAATGGTTCAAGAGTTTGAATGGAGGTCATGGCCCGAAGATAGTAAGGTGGATTTTAGTGAGAAATTGGAGTTCACAGTTGTGATGAAAAATAGCCTTAGAGCTATGATCACTCCTAGGATTTAA